The genome window TTGGCAAGCCAATGTAATAATGCGAAACGAACTGTGATTGGCGGCCGGCTTTGTTCTGAAGGCGCGGCGATCACCGCACATGGACGAGGCCTATGCTCGATACCCTGAAGAACAACGGACATGCCGCCTATGCCGGGTCCGGCAAGAGCGCCTATGGCGATGCGTTGTTCCATTCCGCCCGGGTGCGGCGGCTGAAGATTTTGCTGCCTTTGGCCGCCCTCATCATCGCGGCCGGCCTCACGGCGGTGGCGTTGGTCAGCATCTATCTGCCCGAGAATATCAAGTTGGAAGGCGCCAAGATCGAGAACGGCAAGGTCGTGATGGAAAAGCCGGCGATATCAGGCCGAAATTCCGACGGCATCAACTATTCGATGCTGGCCGAACGGGCGCTGCAGGACATCCGCAATCCCAATCTTATCACGCTCGAAACCATCAAGGCCGCCGTGCCGATGAATGACGGCCTGATCGCCCGCGTCGTCGCCTCGACCGCCGATTACAACCGCGCTACCGACAATCTGCATATGACGGCCCCCTTCACTTTGGTGCTGAGCAGCGGCCTCAATGCGAATTTCCAGTCCGCCCAGCTCGACATCAAGGGCGGAAACATGCGGAGCGACGATCCCGTCACCATCACCAAGGACAATGCCTCCATTCTTGCGCAGACGATGGAGATAACCGATAAGGGGCGGGTGATCACATTCGAGGGGAATGTTCGCATGAATGTCGATCCATCCACCATCCATAAACAGGGCACTTAACCAGCCGGGTCATCCATGACAAAAGATTGTCGCATTTCCACTTGCAAGACAGGCATGGCATTCGTTGCCGGCGCATTTGCCCTTATGCTGACGGCCTCGGGCGCGGGCGCGCAGCAGGCCGCCACGATGTCGGGCATGAAGCTTTCCAACGACCAGCCGATCCAGATCGAAAGCGACAAGCTGGAGATTCACGACCAGGAACACACGGCGCTGTTCACCGGCAAGGTCAAGGTCGTCCAGGGGACGACGACGATGCAGTCCGGCAAGATGACCGTCTATTACAAGGACAAGGCGGCAAAGCCGGCCGCCGACGGGACGCAACCTGCCGCCCAGCCCGCGGCGCAGCCGCAGCAGTCGGGCTCGCTGGCATCGGGAAGCGCCGATATCGACAAGATCCTGGTCACGGACAAGGTCCTCCTGACCTCGGGCACGCAGACGGCGACTGCCGATGACGGCAATTTCGACATGGCCTCGCAGACATTCGTCCTCACGGCGGATCAGGGCAACAAGGTTATTCTGTCGGACGGGCCGAACGTCTTTACCGGCTGCAAGCTGACGGTTCACATGCAAACCGGCCAGGCGGAGCTTGAAAGCTGCGGTGGGCGTGTCCAGATTCAGCTCGATCCGAAGTCGCAGCCGAATACGCAGCAGAAGCAGAACTGAGAAGCCGGCCTCCCACGTGAAATTATCATCGCTATCCACCATGTTCGGTAAGCCCGGGCCACAAGCTGCGGGTGCCGCCGACAAGAGCCGCTATCACGGAACGCTGATCGCACGCGGTCTGACGAAGACCTATGCGACGCGGCGCGTCGTCAATGGCGTCTCGCTGGTGGTGCGCCGTGGCGAGGCCGTCGGCTTGCTCGGCCCGAACGGCGCCGGCAAGACCACCTGTTTTTACATGATCACCGGCCTCGTGCCGGTCGATGAAGGCACGATCGAGATCGACGGCAACGATGTCACGACCATGCCGATGTACCGCCGCTCGCGCCTCGGCGTCGGTTACCTGCCGCAGGAAGCGTCGATCTTCCGCGGCCTGACGGTGGAAGAGAATATCCGCGCCGTTCTCGAAGTGCATGTCAAGGACAAGGCCGAGCGCGAGCAGAAGCTGAGCGAACTGCTGGAGGAGTTTCATATCCAGAAGCTGCGCAAGAGTGCCGCCGTCGCCCTGTCGGGCGGTGAGCGCCGCCGCCTTGAAATCGCCCGCGCGCTTGCGACCGACCCGACCTTCATGCTGCTCGACGAACCCTTCGCCGGCGTCGACCCGATCTCGGTCGCCGACATCCAGAATCTCGTTCACCACCTGACGGCGCGGGGCATCGGCGTTCTCATCACCGACCACAATGTGCGCGAGACGCTGGGTCTGATCGACCGCGCCTACATCATCCATGCCGGTGAGGTGCTGACCCATGGCCGGGCCAACGACATCGTCAACAATCCCGAAGTGCGCCGGCTCTACCTCGGCGACAATTTCAGCCTCTGAGCGGCTGATCCCTCAGAAATTCACCTTGCGGCATAGTTCCGCTTGACCAAATGAGATAAAAAAGCAATTTTTGGGCCAAGTTGGATTTCCGCGGCCCGAAGCCTTGATCGGACGCGGTTTCCCGGAGGAATTGAGGGAGTTTCGCGTCCGTCATGGCACTGTCCGCCAGTCTTTTCCTGCGCCAGAACCAATCCCTGGTGATGACACCGCAACTGATGCAATCCATCCAGTTGCTGCAGATGACGCATGTCGAACTCAGCCAGTTCATCGCCCAGGAAGTGGAGAAGAACCCGCTGCTCGAATTTCCGTCGAATGACGGCGAGGCAGGGTCCGAACGCGGCGAAGCCGAAGACGAGCCTTATGCTCGTTCACCCGAGGATGCAGGCTCGGACGACGGTGACGACAACCGCACCGAGGCGCTCTCCAGCGACTGGTACGACAATGGCGGCAGCGCCAGCACCAGCCGGCTGAACGACGAGCTCGACGCCAATTATACCAATGTCTTTCCCGATGACAGCGCGCCGCAGCGCCTCGATGCGCCGGAGCTCGTCGGCCAATGGAAATCGATGCCGGGCAGCGGCGAGGGCACCGATTACGATCTCGACGATTTCGTCGCCGGCCAGGTGTCGCTGCGCGATCATCTCGCCCAGCAGATCCCTTTCGTTCTGCCCGACATGGCCGACCGGCTGATCGCGCAGAACTTCGTCGATCAGCTCGACGATGCCGGTTATCTGCAAGCCGATATCGTCGAGACCCGCGAGCGGCTGGGCACGAGCCTCACCGCGGCCGAGCGCGTGCTTGCCGCCCTCCAGACGCTCGATCCGCCGGGGGTTTTCGCCCGCAGCCTCGCCGAATGCCTGGCGATCCAGCTGAGGCAGAAGGACCGCTACGACCCCGCCATGCAGGCGCTGGTCGAAAACCTCGAACTGCTGGCACGGCGCGATTTCGCCACGTTGAAGCGGCTCTGCGGTGTCGATGAGGAAGACCTTCTCGACATGCTCGGCGAAATCCGCCAGCTCAATCCCAAACCCGGCAGCGGATTCGAGACCGGCGTTTCCGAAGCGATCATGCCCGACGTGGTCGTCAGGCCCTCCTCGGACGGCGGCTGGCTGGTCGAGCTCAATCCGGATACGCTGCCACGCGTGCTTGTGAATCAGTCCTATTTTTCCCGCGTGACCAGGAATGGCGAGGATCACGCCTTCCTCTCCGATTGCCTGCAAAGCGCCAACTGGCTGACGCGCAGCCTGGACCAGCGGGCGAAGACCATCATGAAGGTGGCAAGCGAGATCGTCCGCCAGCAGGACGCCTTCCTGCTGAACGGTGTCGACCACCTGCGCCCGCTGAACCTGAAGACGGTCGCCGAGGCGATCAAGATGCACGAATCCACCGTCAGCCGCGTCACCTCGAACAAATACATGCTGACGCCGCGCGGTCTCTTCGAGCTCAAATATTTCTTCACCGTCTCGATCAGCGCCGTTGCGGGCGGAGACAGCCATTCGGCCGAGGCGGTGCGTCACAAGATTCGCGCGCTGATCATGCAGGAAAGCCCGGACGCGGTGCTCTCCGACGACGATATCGTCGACATGCTGAAAAAGGGCGGCATCGATCTCGCCCGCCGCACTGTTGCGAAATACCGGGAGGCCATGAACATCGCCTCCTCGGTCCAACGCCGCCGCGAAAAGCGGGCCCTCGCCAAGGTCGCCGGCTTCTGACGCTGGGATGCTTCGGCCTCGATCGAAGCATCCCGCCCGCAAATTGCGCTATTTCTCCGGTGTTTTGAACCAACAGCGAAATGCCAACCATGCCGCAAAATCCGAATCTTGCCAGGGAGCTTTCCCTGCTGCTGGCGCTGGCGACCCTCTGGGGCTCCTCCTACACCTTCATCAAGATCGGTGTCGAAACCATTCCACCGCTTACGTTGATCGCCGCGCGCACGCTGATTGCCGGCGCCATTCTGCTTGCCGTCCTCCGCCACCGCAAAATCCGCCTGCCCAATGACCTCGCGACGTGGCAGCGGTTCTTCCTCCAGGCCTGTCTGAACAGCGTCGTTCCCTTCACCCTGATCGCCTGGGCGGAACAAACCGTCGATGCGGGATTGGCGGTGATTCTCAATTCGGCAACGCCGATCTTCACCTTTCTGCTGACCGTGCTGATCACCCGCCATGAGCAGGTGACGGTGCGAAAGCTTTTCGGCGTCATGGCGGGCCTTGCCGGCATCTGCCTCGTCATCGGCCTTGAAGCGCTCGGCGGGCTCGGCGAAAGCCTGATGGCCCAGCTTGCCATCATCCTGGCGACCGTCTGTTATGCAGGTGCCGCGATTTTCGGCAAGAACTTCAAGGGTCTCGATCCCGCTGTGCCGGCGGCCGGCTCGTTGATCTCGGGCGCCGTCATTCTCTTGCCCGTCGGCCTCGTCGTCGATCGGCCTTGGGAACTCGATCCGTCGACGGCATCGATGCTGGCGCTGCTTGGCCTTTCCGCCTTTTCGACCGCGCTTGCCTTTGCGATCTATTTCCGTCTCGTCCAGACGCTGGGTTCGGTCGGAACGACCTCGCAAGCCTATCTCAGGGTGCCGATCGGCGTTGCGATCGGCATCGTCTTCCTCGGCGAAAGGCTGAGCCCGACGGCATGGATCGGACTCGTTTGCGTCATAGCAGGTGTCGCAGCCATGACGATCCCGGCAAGGATGGCCGCACTCATAACGGGAAGACCCTGGAAGCCATTGGTTGGCGATCGGTGATAAGCGCTGTGTAGCAGTGTGCCGCATGCACGCAAGGCGAGCATTAGTGATCGCAGTTTTTCGCCCTATTGACTTTTCGGCAGCGGCTGGCTAGAAGCCCGCCGCAATCGATGCCGCGAACGGCGTCTGGAGTTATCCCCAACATCAGAAGGGCACCAAGGACCAGCAGGCTGACGCCGATCTTGCTTGAGATTGCGCGAAGTGCTTGGATGAACCTGAGGCTTGGCGTAAACTGATACCCGCAAACGACGATAAGAAGGGAAACTCCATGAGTGTGCGTGTGTCCGGTAAACATATGGAAATTGGTGAATCGTTCCGTCAAAAGATCGAGGACCAAATTGGTATGGCCATCACGAAATACTTCGACGGGGGATACTCGGGTCAGGTGACCGTGGAAAAGGCGAGTTCTCGTTTCTCCGCTGACTGCAAGCTTCATCTCGACAGCGGGGTGGTGTTGCATGCGGCCGGTGAAGCGACCGATCCCCAGCTGGCTTTCGACGCCGCTTCGGAGCGCATCGAAAAACGGCTGCGCCGCTACAAGCGCAAGCTGAAGGACCATCATGCCGGAAACCATCTGAACGGTTTTGCAGAAGTCTCCTACACGGTCATGGATTCCGTTCCTGACCACGAGGATGAAATTCCCGACGATTTCGCCCCGGCAATCGTCGCCGAAAGCACGAAGCAGCTGAAGACCATGTCGGTCGCTACCGCCGTGATGGCGCTCGACATGACCGACGAGCCGCTTCTCCTGTTCCGCAGCCCCGGCAAGGAACATCTGAACATCGTTTACCGTCGGCACGACGGAAATATTGGCTGGATCGATTCAGCCAATATCAAAGGCTGAGATCTGGGCGGTGAGCGGCGGTAATGCCGCCGCTCCTTGCATTTGATCCCGGCGACAGAAGGAAAAAGAAATGGCATTGGCAGATTTGCTCCATCAGGATGCGATCATTCCCGCCCTCAGAGTAAATTCCAAGAAACAGTTGCTTCAGGAGTTGGCCGCAAGAGCCGCCAGGATCACCGGGCTGTCCGAACGGGAGATCTTCGACGTCATCCTGCAACGCGAACGCCTTGGCTCGACCGGCGTCGGCAACGGCATCGCCATTCCCCACGGCAAGCTGGTCAACATCCATTCGATCGTCGGTATCTTCGCCCGGCTGGAGCAGCCGGTCGACTTCGAGGCGCTGGACGACCAGCCCGTCGATCTCGTCTTCCTGCTGCTGGCGCCGGAGGGCGCGGGTGCCGATCATCTCAAGGCGCTGTCGCGTATCGCCCGCGTGCTGCGCGATCACGATCTCGTCGCCAAGTTGCGCGCCACCGATTCCGCTTCGGCGATCTACGCTTTCCTCAACGAAGAGCAGACGTCGAACGCCGCTTAAGCCCATCATCCGCGAAATGTGAAGGGCGCCTGGAAATCAGGCGCCCTTTGCATTTAGACGGCGGAACGATCAGAACTCTTCCCAGCTGTCCTCAGCCACGGCCGCCGAACTGCGCGACGGGGCAACCGCTCGGCGGACCGCAGGAGCGGCCGCGCGGATTGCTGGAGCGGCCACGCGGTGCGAGGCGACCGCGGCAACGGGCGTCCGCATCTTTTGCGCGACGGAGGCAAGCGCCGCGGCGTTGCCCGAGCCCGAGACGTTGAAGCGCGTGGCAAGCGCCTTCAGCGTCTGGGCTTCGTCGTTGAGCGCGACGCTCGCGGCCGTCGCTTCCTCCACCATCGCTGCGTTCTGCTGCGTCACCTGATCCATCTGGTTCATGGCCTGGTTGATTTCCTTCAGGCCGACGGCCTGTTCGCTGGCCGATGCCGAGATCTGCCGGATGAGCTCGTTGATGCCCATCACCTGCTCGGCGATCTTGTGCAGCGTGCCGCCGGCGCGCCCGACGAGGTCGACGCCTTCCTTGACCTGGACGGCCGAGGTGTTGATCAGCGTCTTGATCTCCTTGGCGGCGGTTGCCGAACGCTGGGCGAGCTCGCGCACCTCCTGGGCGACGACGGCAAAACCCTTGCCGGCTTCGCCGGCGCGGGCCGCCTCGACGCCGGCGTTCAACGCCAGCAGATTGGTCTGGAAGGCGATCTCGTCGATGACGCCGATGATCCTGGAAACCTCCGTCGAAGACTGCTCGATCCCCTGCATCGAGGCAATCGCCTTCTGCACCACTTCGCCAGATTTTTCGGCATCCTGGCAGGCGAGGTTGACATTGTCGGCGGCGGTACGCGCATGATCGGCGCTGGAATCGACCTGTGCGGTGAGCTCGTTGAGCGCGGCCGCCGTCTCTTCCAGGCTTGCCGCCTGCTGTTCGGTGCGCTTGGCGAGGTCGGAAGCGCTGTTGCTGATCTCGCCGGTGCCCGAGCCGATATTGGCGACGCTGAGGGTCATCGTGTTGATGGTCTCTTCAAGGCTCGCAAGGGCGGCGTTGAAATCCTGTTTCAGCTTGCCGTATTCGCCGGGGAATTCGTCGGTGATGCGGTAGCCGAGATTGCCCTGCGACAGTTCCGAAAGGCCGGCGCCGACGATCGAGACGATATGGCGTTGCAGCGACACCGATTGCTGGCGTTCCGATTCCGAACGGCTGCGCTCGCTCTCCGCCGCATGCCGCTCTCTGGCGGCATCGTCTTCGAGGCGACGGCTGTCGGCGAGTGTGAAGCGGAAGCCTTCCAGCGCCTTGGCGACCGAACCGATTTCGTCGGTGCGGTGCTGGGCTGCGACCGGTTCGTCATATTTGCCGTTGCCGAGCGCTTCGACGCTGGCAACGAGCCCGCCGAGCGGCCGTTGCACCAGCGAGCGGACGGCGAAATAGAGCGCCAGCATGACAGCGCCGAGCACGATCAGGCCGTTGATGATCATCATGTAGGTCTGGTCCCGTACCGGCGCGTTGATCGCGGTGTGCGGTACGTCGACGAGCACGACCCAGGTGGCGTTGACGCCGGGAACCGCGAACGGATAGACGACGCGGTCGAAGGGGGCGAGACCGTCATAGGTGAGGTTGCTGACCAGGCCGGGCTGTTTGCTCGACAGGGTCGACTTGACGACGTCGGCGCCTTCGCCGTCATACGGCTTGGTCATCAGGTTGGGGACCGGCGCGACGATCCAGTTGCCGGCCTGCGACAGCAGTGTCACGCGGCCGGAGCCGAAAGGATGCAGCGCCTGCAGCTTGTCGGTCAGCGACTTCAGCGAGATATCGACGCCGCCGACGCCGATCATCTTGCCGCCTGATATGACCGGATAGGCAATCGAGGTCAGCAGCGTCGGCACGTCGGTGCCCTCGGCCATGTAAGGCGTCGTGATCGCGCCCTTGCCGCTGTCGGCGGCGAGCTTCCACCATTCGGCGGTATAATCTTCATCGAAGGTCGAATACTGGACGCCGCCATCCTTGGTCTTCGACCAGTAGGGCGTGAAGACGCCGTTCTTGTTGACGCCTTCGTCCTTGTTGTTGGCAAGCTCGGTGATCTTGCCGTCAAGCGCACCGGGCTGCTCGCAGAACCAGCTGCCGAAGGCGAAGGCATTCTGCTCGAGATTGGCCTTCAACACGTTGATCATGCCCTTGCGATCGAGCGACTTGCCTTCATGGGCTCGGCCGAGCACACCCATCATGCTGCGGGCGGCGCTGGCGAGTTCGCCGACATTGGCGGCGATTTCATTGGCGATCGATTTTGCCTCGAGGTTGGCCTGATCCATCGTCAGCGTCTGGACGCGATCCCGGGTCTGGCCGATGAGGAAAAAGTTAGAAACGATGAGGACAAGGGCGATGGCGACGCCGGTGATGACGATGAGTTTCGCCGCAAGCGATTTCATTCGAAAAGTGAACATGGGATCCTCGGGCAAGCATGCGCCGAACGGGCATTCTCCGGCGCAGGAGCAAAGGCATCGCCCCGTCATGGAGCAGCCGTGTAAGCCGCGGATCCGCAAATGCGACGATCCGGCGATCACCGGGAAGATCGCCGGAGACCTCTTAAATTTGAGTGAAACTTTAGTGGTTCATATGAGGAAAGCCGCAGAAACACCCCTCAAAATTGAGGGAGGCCTGACGACGTGTCGCGAGGGGCGCAGACTATATTCTGTCTGCGACTTCCTCACTCAAGGGAATTGAGGGCTGCGCGCCTGATTTGAGGCAGGCGAGCGAGCCGGCAACGGCCGCGCGGCGCAGCGCCGTGGCAAAATCGAGGCCGTCGTCGAGGCTTGCAGCGAAATAGCCGCAGAATGTGTCTCCCGCGCCGACGGTGTCGACCGGTTCGATCTTCAGCCCCTGCGCCCTTGAAATCGCCCCGTCGCGGATGGCGATGACGCCGTCGCCGCCAAGCGTCACGATCAGCGTCTGGCCGGTTTCGGCGTGCAGGCGCTGAAGGGCTGCCTCACGCGCTTGGGCATCCATGCCGTCCTGTCCGGCAAGCCGCTCGAACTCGGTCTCATTGGCAATGACGATATCGGCGAGCCGGCCGAGGCGGGCCGCATCGGGGATCAGCGGAGCAAGGTTGAGGATGCTGGTGACGCCCTTGGCGCGGGCGGCCGACAATGCGCGTTCGACGGCGGCGGCCGGCACTTCGAGCTGCAGCATCAGGATGTCGCCTTCGCTCATGCCGCCGATTGCCGTTGCGGCGTCGTCAGGCGTGACCTGGCCATTGGCGCCGGGAACGACGGCGATCATGTTTTCGCCGTCGCCGCCGACCAGGATCAGCGCCGTGCCTGTGGGACCGTCGACATGCCTGACGAGAGAAAGATCGGTTCCCGCCGCATCGAGCAGCGAAAGGGCATCCGCGGCGAAGCTATCCTTGCCGACGGCGCCGGCCATATGCACATAGCGGCCGGCGCGGCGGGCGGCGAGCGCCTGGTTGGCGCCCTTGCCGCCGGCGGCCGTGGCAAAACCGTTGCCGGCCACCGTTTCGCCGGGCTTCGGCAGGCGCTCGGTGGTGGCGATGAGGTCCATGTTGATGGACCCGAAAACTGTGATCATCAGGGTGTCCCGTCTTTTGGAGCCAGCAACTGACGTCATGCTCCAATTCTTCGATAGAGCGTGATGCCGAAAACTCAGCGTGGTTTTCCGACGGCATCATGCTCCTGCTGTTTCTTGCGGGCGAGACACTGCCCGAAGCGGTCACTCCTCGTCAACCACCCGGAGCTTGAGAAGACCGGTGCGGCTTTCCACCGATTTGGCGGCGGGTTCGCTGTCGCGGGCAGGCTTTTCGTCGCCGCCGCCGGCCTCGAATTCCAGCGCCTCGATCTTGGCGCCGCGCCTGGTGAGTTTGTCGGCCGAGGTGACCACCATGTCGATATCCTTCTGCGCCATGGCGAAGTGGCCCTGCAGCTTGCGCACCCGCTCGTCGAGGCGGCTGAGATCCTCCATCAGGATCGCCACCTCGCCCTGGATCAGATGTGCCTGCGCCCGCATGCGCTGGTCCTTGAGCACCGCCTGGATGACCTGGATCGACAGCATCAGCAGCGACGGCGAGACGATGACGATGCGCGCCCGGTGCGCCTTCTGCACCACGGCCTCGAAGTTCTCGTGGATCTCGGCGAAGATCGATTCCGACGGCACGAAGAGAAAGGCCGTATCCTGGGTTTCCCCCTGGATCAGATATTTCTCGGAAATGTCCCTTATATGGACCTCCATGTCGCGGCGGAACTGCTGGCCGGCGATCTTGCCGGCCTCCGGGCTGCCGGCGTCGCGGATGGCGTTCCAGGCTTCGAGCGGAAATTTCGCATCGATGACCAGCGGCGGCGCGCCGTTCGGCATGCGGATCGTGCAGTCCGGCCGCGAGCCGTTGGACAGCGTCTGCTGGAAGGTATA of Rhizobium sp. BT04 contains these proteins:
- the lptC gene encoding LPS export ABC transporter periplasmic protein LptC, with product MLDTLKNNGHAAYAGSGKSAYGDALFHSARVRRLKILLPLAALIIAAGLTAVALVSIYLPENIKLEGAKIENGKVVMEKPAISGRNSDGINYSMLAERALQDIRNPNLITLETIKAAVPMNDGLIARVVASTADYNRATDNLHMTAPFTLVLSSGLNANFQSAQLDIKGGNMRSDDPVTITKDNASILAQTMEITDKGRVITFEGNVRMNVDPSTIHKQGT
- a CDS encoding LptA/OstA family protein, with product MTKDCRISTCKTGMAFVAGAFALMLTASGAGAQQAATMSGMKLSNDQPIQIESDKLEIHDQEHTALFTGKVKVVQGTTTMQSGKMTVYYKDKAAKPAADGTQPAAQPAAQPQQSGSLASGSADIDKILVTDKVLLTSGTQTATADDGNFDMASQTFVLTADQGNKVILSDGPNVFTGCKLTVHMQTGQAELESCGGRVQIQLDPKSQPNTQQKQN
- the lptB gene encoding LPS export ABC transporter ATP-binding protein; this encodes MFGKPGPQAAGAADKSRYHGTLIARGLTKTYATRRVVNGVSLVVRRGEAVGLLGPNGAGKTTCFYMITGLVPVDEGTIEIDGNDVTTMPMYRRSRLGVGYLPQEASIFRGLTVEENIRAVLEVHVKDKAEREQKLSELLEEFHIQKLRKSAAVALSGGERRRLEIARALATDPTFMLLDEPFAGVDPISVADIQNLVHHLTARGIGVLITDHNVRETLGLIDRAYIIHAGEVLTHGRANDIVNNPEVRRLYLGDNFSL
- the rpoN gene encoding RNA polymerase factor sigma-54, yielding MALSASLFLRQNQSLVMTPQLMQSIQLLQMTHVELSQFIAQEVEKNPLLEFPSNDGEAGSERGEAEDEPYARSPEDAGSDDGDDNRTEALSSDWYDNGGSASTSRLNDELDANYTNVFPDDSAPQRLDAPELVGQWKSMPGSGEGTDYDLDDFVAGQVSLRDHLAQQIPFVLPDMADRLIAQNFVDQLDDAGYLQADIVETRERLGTSLTAAERVLAALQTLDPPGVFARSLAECLAIQLRQKDRYDPAMQALVENLELLARRDFATLKRLCGVDEEDLLDMLGEIRQLNPKPGSGFETGVSEAIMPDVVVRPSSDGGWLVELNPDTLPRVLVNQSYFSRVTRNGEDHAFLSDCLQSANWLTRSLDQRAKTIMKVASEIVRQQDAFLLNGVDHLRPLNLKTVAEAIKMHESTVSRVTSNKYMLTPRGLFELKYFFTVSISAVAGGDSHSAEAVRHKIRALIMQESPDAVLSDDDIVDMLKKGGIDLARRTVAKYREAMNIASSVQRRREKRALAKVAGF
- a CDS encoding DMT family transporter — encoded protein: MPTMPQNPNLARELSLLLALATLWGSSYTFIKIGVETIPPLTLIAARTLIAGAILLAVLRHRKIRLPNDLATWQRFFLQACLNSVVPFTLIAWAEQTVDAGLAVILNSATPIFTFLLTVLITRHEQVTVRKLFGVMAGLAGICLVIGLEALGGLGESLMAQLAIILATVCYAGAAIFGKNFKGLDPAVPAAGSLISGAVILLPVGLVVDRPWELDPSTASMLALLGLSAFSTALAFAIYFRLVQTLGSVGTTSQAYLRVPIGVAIGIVFLGERLSPTAWIGLVCVIAGVAAMTIPARMAALITGRPWKPLVGDR
- the raiA gene encoding ribosome-associated translation inhibitor RaiA, giving the protein MSVRVSGKHMEIGESFRQKIEDQIGMAITKYFDGGYSGQVTVEKASSRFSADCKLHLDSGVVLHAAGEATDPQLAFDAASERIEKRLRRYKRKLKDHHAGNHLNGFAEVSYTVMDSVPDHEDEIPDDFAPAIVAESTKQLKTMSVATAVMALDMTDEPLLLFRSPGKEHLNIVYRRHDGNIGWIDSANIKG
- the ptsN gene encoding PTS IIA-like nitrogen regulatory protein PtsN, which encodes MALADLLHQDAIIPALRVNSKKQLLQELAARAARITGLSEREIFDVILQRERLGSTGVGNGIAIPHGKLVNIHSIVGIFARLEQPVDFEALDDQPVDLVFLLLAPEGAGADHLKALSRIARVLRDHDLVAKLRATDSASAIYAFLNEEQTSNAA
- a CDS encoding methyl-accepting chemotaxis protein, which produces MFTFRMKSLAAKLIVITGVAIALVLIVSNFFLIGQTRDRVQTLTMDQANLEAKSIANEIAANVGELASAARSMMGVLGRAHEGKSLDRKGMINVLKANLEQNAFAFGSWFCEQPGALDGKITELANNKDEGVNKNGVFTPYWSKTKDGGVQYSTFDEDYTAEWWKLAADSGKGAITTPYMAEGTDVPTLLTSIAYPVISGGKMIGVGGVDISLKSLTDKLQALHPFGSGRVTLLSQAGNWIVAPVPNLMTKPYDGEGADVVKSTLSSKQPGLVSNLTYDGLAPFDRVVYPFAVPGVNATWVVLVDVPHTAINAPVRDQTYMMIINGLIVLGAVMLALYFAVRSLVQRPLGGLVASVEALGNGKYDEPVAAQHRTDEIGSVAKALEGFRFTLADSRRLEDDAARERHAAESERSRSESERQQSVSLQRHIVSIVGAGLSELSQGNLGYRITDEFPGEYGKLKQDFNAALASLEETINTMTLSVANIGSGTGEISNSASDLAKRTEQQAASLEETAAALNELTAQVDSSADHARTAADNVNLACQDAEKSGEVVQKAIASMQGIEQSSTEVSRIIGVIDEIAFQTNLLALNAGVEAARAGEAGKGFAVVAQEVRELAQRSATAAKEIKTLINTSAVQVKEGVDLVGRAGGTLHKIAEQVMGINELIRQISASASEQAVGLKEINQAMNQMDQVTQQNAAMVEEATAASVALNDEAQTLKALATRFNVSGSGNAAALASVAQKMRTPVAAVASHRVAAPAIRAAAPAVRRAVAPSRSSAAVAEDSWEEF
- a CDS encoding ribokinase, whose protein sequence is MITVFGSINMDLIATTERLPKPGETVAGNGFATAAGGKGANQALAARRAGRYVHMAGAVGKDSFAADALSLLDAAGTDLSLVRHVDGPTGTALILVGGDGENMIAVVPGANGQVTPDDAATAIGGMSEGDILMLQLEVPAAAVERALSAARAKGVTSILNLAPLIPDAARLGRLADIVIANETEFERLAGQDGMDAQAREAALQRLHAETGQTLIVTLGGDGVIAIRDGAISRAQGLKIEPVDTVGAGDTFCGYFAASLDDGLDFATALRRAAVAGSLACLKSGAQPSIPLSEEVADRI
- a CDS encoding DNA recombination protein RmuC; translation: MTVHSESLALSLASISPAMLALAGGVLAALALLVIVLLLRSASLRREQAEEASFRAGENEARMAELLKIQAEMQGRIAAMTEVFGARQSELNQTISQRLDGMSQRVNSTITEQTRSTHENLQRLQERLAVIDAAQNNIQTLAKDVVGLQAILSNKQTRGAFGQSRMETIVADGLPMGAYTFQQTLSNGSRPDCTIRMPNGAPPLVIDAKFPLEAWNAIRDAGSPEAGKIAGQQFRRDMEVHIRDISEKYLIQGETQDTAFLFVPSESIFAEIHENFEAVVQKAHRARIVIVSPSLLMLSIQVIQAVLKDQRMRAQAHLIQGEVAILMEDLSRLDERVRKLQGHFAMAQKDIDMVVTSADKLTRRGAKIEALEFEAGGGDEKPARDSEPAAKSVESRTGLLKLRVVDEE